A portion of the Cryptomeria japonica chromosome 5, Sugi_1.0, whole genome shotgun sequence genome contains these proteins:
- the LOC131062452 gene encoding DEAD-box ATP-dependent RNA helicase 15 — protein sequence MGELKESDAYQEELLDYEEEDVAQESIAVRGTGETVKKGYVGIHSSGFRDFLLKPELLRAIVDSGFEHPSEVQHECIPQAILGMDVICQAKSGMGKTAVFVLSTLQQIEPVPGQVAALVLCHTRELAYQICHEFERFVTYLMDLKVAVFYGGVNIKVHKALLKNECPHIVVGTPGRILALAREKDLSLKNVRHFILDECDRMLESLDMRRDVQEIFKMTPHDKQVMMFSATLSKEIRPVCKRFMQDPMEIYVDDEAKLTLHGLVQHYIKLSELEKNRKLNDLLDALDFNQVVIFVKSVNRAAELNKLLVECNFPSICIHSGMPQEERLTRYKGFKEGHKRILVATDLVGRGIDIERVNIVINYDMPDSADTYLHRVGRAGRFGTKGLAITFVSSAADSDVLNQVQERFEVDIKELPEQIDTSTYMPS from the exons ATGGGTGAATTGAAGGAGAGTGATGCTTACCAGGAGGAGCTTCTTGATTACGAGGAAGAAGATGTGGCACAGGAGTCAATTGCTGTAAGGGGCACCGGTGAAACTGTGAAGAA GGGTTATGTTGGCATCCATAGTTCAGGCTTTAGGGACTTTCTTCTGAAGCCAGAGTTACTCCGAGCAATTGTAGACTCTGGATTTGAACATCCCTCAGAAG TACAACACGAATGCATTCCCCAGGCAATCCTAGGGATGGATGTGATTTGCCAGGCCAAGTCTGGAATGGGAAAGACTGCTGTTTTTGTGCTTTCCACACTGCAACAGATTGAACCTGTTCCTGGGCAAGTTGCAGCTCTTGTCTTGTGTCATACTCGAGAATTGGCATATCAG ATATGCCATGAATTTGAGAGGTTTGTCACCTATTTAATGGACTTGAAGGTGGCCGTATTCTATGGTGGGGTAAACATTAAAGTCCATAAAGCATTGCTTAAAAATGAGTGTCCCCACATAGTTGTGGGTACTCCTGGAAGGATACTAGCTCTAGCAAGGGAAAAAGATTTGAGTCTAAAAAATGTCAGACATTTTATCCTTGATGAGTGTGACAGGATGCTGGAATCGCTTG ACATGCGGAGGGATGTCCAGGAGATTTTCAAGATGACTCCTCATGACAAGCAAGTCATGATGTTCTCAGCCACTCTGAGCAAGGAGATTCGGCCCGTCTGCAAGAGATTCATGCAAGAT CCTATGGAGATATACGTTGACGATGAGGCAAAATTGACACTTCATGGATTAGTTCAG CACTACATCAAACTGAGTGAGCTGGAAAAGAACCGGAAGCTGAATGATCTGCTTGATGCACTGGACTTCAATCAAGTTGTGATATTTGTCAAGAGTGTTAACAGAGCTGCGGAGCTTAACAAGCTACTTGTGGAGTGCAACTTTCCATCAATCTGCATTCATTCTGGAATGCCACAAGAAGAAAG ATTAACTCGGTACAAAGGTTTCAAGGAAGGTCACAAGAGGATTCTTGTTGCAACTGACTTGGTTGGCAGAGGAATAGATATTGAACGTGTTAATATTGTTATTAACTATGATATGCCGGATTCAGCTGACACTTACTTGCACAGG GTTGGAAGGGCAGGACGATTTGGTACAAAGGGTCTCGCCATTACTTTTGTTTCTTCTGCAGCAGACTCAGATGTACTCAATCAG GTTCAGGAACGATTTGAAGTTGACATTAAGGAGCTTCCTGAACAGATAGACACATCAACTTATA TGCCATCTTAA